A part of Rhinatrema bivittatum chromosome 16, aRhiBiv1.1, whole genome shotgun sequence genomic DNA contains:
- the LOC115077405 gene encoding extracellular calcium-sensing receptor-like → MRLRVLLILLAMPAPVYTVDVWGCALRSHSEAGYEQIRDVTIGGIFPVHIWKKSEMPFTEYPKPIMCHEFIERRYRWALSMAFAIDEINRDQTFLPNVSLGFLIYDSCLALERSIRATLWILTGKGAHIPNYRCQNPSRLAATIGDSSSTQSMSMAALLGLYMHPQVSYSASSPLLSDKTQFPSFLRTIPSDTDQARGMAQLVLHFGWTWVGLLSTEDAYGEMGAKIVKEELLRFGSCIAFHEMIPVVPSFKRTQHIIEVVLRSTTNAIVLFSSEPYIQPILEGLVRQNVTGKVWIASEGWSTSPSISKQEFATLLSGSIGFAIYEGKMPGFKKFLLKIHHSTSPDNIFIQQFWEVAFKCQWPNLEYNHTMVNGDIGATRVPCTGAEKLEDYNSPYFGESNLRVSFNVYNAVYSMAYALHDMHSCEPGEGPFANNTCADIWNFKPWQLLHYMKAVRFRNKLGEEMYFDNSGNPPAVYDIVNWHLLANGAIVYMKVGRFDTRALQGQEMYINISDIQWNLQSTEVPRSMCSESCSPGYRKAAQKGQSLCCYDCLPCAEGEISNMTDSINCWPCPSDQWPNEERSECVPKRIEFLSYQEVLGTILTVVAILCSIITTAVLCIFIKYRDTPITKANNQELSLLLLGALVLSFLCSLLFIGNPLPMTCLLRHPAFGITFVFSISCVLAKTIMVVIAFNATKPNSNLKRWLGPRVPLVTVSTCTLLQVLICVSWLLLCPPFPEKNMKLKTGTVIRQCNECSDVAFWCMLAYMFLLATVSFLVAFLARKLPDSFNEAKWITFSMLVFLSVWLSFIPGYLSTQGKDMVAVEVFGIISSSAGLLVCIFFPKCYIILLRPDRNTREQLLGKGMGKNKKKIKAT, encoded by the exons ATGAGATTGCGTGTGCTGCTGATTCTGTTGGCAATGCCAGCGCCTGTCTACACAGTTGATGTCTGGGGTTGTGCCTTGAGGAGCCATAGCGAGGCTGGTTATGAGCAAATCAGGGACGTTACAATCGGAGGCATCTTCCCGGTGCACATTTGGAAAAAATCAGAGATGCCATTCACCGAGTACCCCAAACCCATCATGTGCCATGA ATTCATTGAAAGGCGCTATCGTTGGGCTCTGTCCATGGCTTTTGCTATTGATGAAATCAACCGCGACCAGACCTTCCTCCCCAATGTCAGCCTGGGCTTCCTGATCTACGACTCCTGCCTGGCCCTGGAGAGATCCATCAGGGCCACCCTCTGGATCCTCACGGGGAAGGGAGCACACATCCCCAACTACCGCTGCCAGAACCCTTCCCGACTGGCTGCCACCATTGGAGATTCCAGTTCCACCCAGTCAATGTCCATGGCAGCGCTGCTGGGACTTTACATGCACCCACAG GTCAGTTATTCTGCATCTAGTCCCCTACTCAGTGACAAGACTCAGTTTCCCTCATTTCTCCGGACCATCCCAAGTGATACTGACCAGGCCCGAGGAATGGCTCAGTTGGTGCTGCACTTTGGCTGGACTTGGGTGGGATTGCTCTCCACTGAAGATGCCTATGGTGAAATGGGTGCTAAGATCGTGAAGGAGGAGCTATTGAGGTTTGGATCTTGTATTGCTTTCCATGAAATGATCCCTGTGGTACCTTCTTTTAAAAGAACCCAGCACATTATTGAGGTAGTCCTACGATCCACCACCAATGCCATTGTTCTCTTTTCTTCTGAACCCTACATACAGCCAATATTGGAAGGGCTTGTAAGACAAAATGTCACGGGCAAGGTATGGATTGCCAGTGAAGGTTGGTCAACTTCACCTAGTATTTCCAAACAAGAGTTTGCTACCCTTTTGAGTGGCAGTATTGGATTTGCCATCTATGAAGGTAAGATGCCAGGTTTCAAAAAGTTTCTCCTTAAAATCCACCATTCCACCTCTCCAGATAATATATTTATTCAGCAGTTTTGGGAGGTGGCCTTTAAATGCCAGTGGCCCAACCTTGAATACAATCATACTATGGTCAACGGGGACATTGGTGCAACCAGAGTCCCCTGCACAGGAGCTGAAAAGCTGGAAGACTACAACAGCCCTTATTTTGGTGAAAGCAACCTAAGAGTCAGCTTCAACGTCTACAATGCAGTTTATTCCATGGCATATGCCCTACATGACATGCACTCCTGTGAGCCAGGTGAAGGACCCTTTGCCAACAACACGTGTGCTGACATCTGGAATTTCAAACCTTGGCAG CTCCTGCACTATATGAAGGCAGTGCGCTTCAGGAACAAGTTGGGGGAAGAGATGTACTTTGATAACAGTGGAAACCCCCCTGCGGTGTACGACATCGTCAACTGGCACCTGTTAGCCAATGGTGCCATCGTCTACATGAAAGTGGGAAGATTTGACACCAGGGCACTCCAAGGGCAGGAGATGTACATAAATATCAGTGACATCCAATGGAACCTGCAAAGCACAGAG GTCCCACGTTCTATGTGTAGTGAGAGCTGCTCCCCAGGGTACAGGAAGGCAGCTCAGAAGGGACAGTCTCTTTGCTGCTACGATTGTCTTCCATGCGCTGAAGGAGAGATTTCCAACATGACAG attcaaTAAATTGTTGGCCATGTCCAAGTGATCAGTGGCCCAATGAAGAAAGAAGTGAATGTGTCCCTAAGAGAATAGAATTCCTCTCCTATCAGGAGGTCTTGGGTACCATTTTAACTGTTGTTGCCATTTTGTGCTCTATCATCACAACAGCTGTATTGTGCATTTTCATCAAATACCGAGATACACCTATCACCAAAGCCAATAACCAAGAACTTTCCTTACTTCTTCTGGGAGCCTTGGTGCTGAGTTTTCTCTGTTCTTTGCTGTTCATTGGAAATCCTTTGCCGATGACCTGTTTGCTTCGCCATCCTGCCTTTGGAATCACCTTTGTCTTCTCTATCTCTTGTGTGTTGGCCAAGACCATCATGGTGGTCATTGCCTTCAATGCCACCAAACCCAACAGTAACTTGAAGAGGTGGTTGGGACCTCGAGTTCCCCTTGTGACTGTTTCTACTTGCACACTTCTTCAAGTCCTCATCTgtgtttcttggctgctactCTGCCCTCCCTTCCCAGAGAAGAATATGAAACTAAAAACTGGCACTGTCATAAGGCAGTGTAATGAATGCTCAGATGTTGCATTCTGGTGCATGCTGGCATACATGTTTCTTTTGGCCACTGTCAGCTTCCTGGTGGCTTTCCTTGCACGCAAGTTGCCTGACAGCTTCAACGAGGCCAAGTGGATCACATTTAGCATGCTCGTGTTCCTGAGTGTCTGGCTGTCCTTCATCCCTGGCTATCTGAGCACCCAGGGGAAGGACATGGTCGCTGTGGAGGTCTTTGGGATCATCTCTTCCAGCGCAGGGTTACTCGtttgcatttttttccccaaatgctACATCATATTACTGAGGCCTGACAGGAATACCAGGGAACAGCTTTTAGGGAAAGGGATGGGGAAGAACAAAAAGAAGATAAAAGCTACCTAG
- the LOC115077407 gene encoding extracellular calcium-sensing receptor-like — translation MAHTCFNSRLQFVKMRLPVLVVLLSMPIPFCPADARGCTLRSWGEAGYAQVRDITIGGIFPVHNWMESEMSFTEYPKPIICHEFSENCYHWALALVFAIDEINHDQTILPNVSLGFLIYDSCLALERALRATFWSLTGKGAHVPNYQCQDPSRLAAIIGDASSSQSMSMASLLGLYRYPQVSYSASSPLLSDKTKFPSFLRTIPSDTIQARGLAQLVLYFGWTWVGILSTEDAYGEMGAQIIKEELLRLGACIAFHETIPVVPSTKKNNHIIDVVLRSSTNAIVLFSCDPYMQPILAGLLRQNVTGKVWIASEAWSTSPRVSTKQLASFLSGSIGFSIYEGKMPGFKKFLLKINPSTSYEDIFVRQFWEVAFKCQWPNPEENQTIVNRDIGVTREPCTGAEKMENYNNPYFGESNLRASYNVYTAVYSIAYALQDMHACIPGEGPFTNNTCADIWNFKPWQLLYYMKKVHFRTKMGEEMYFDSSGNPPAVYDIVNWHLQSDGTIHYAKVGRFDWRALRGELQINVSAIQWNMQSIKVPRSVCSVSCHPGYRKATQKGQPLCCFDCIPCAEGEISNKTDSSNCWPCPSDQWPNERRSECVPKRIEFLSYQEALGTILTIVSITCSITTAAILFIFVKYRDTPITKANNRELSFLLLGSLVLSFLCSLLFIGDPQPTTCLLRQITFGIIFVLCVSCVLAKTIMVVIAFNATKPNSNLRGWLGLRVPIVIVSASTLLQVLICATWLLLCPPFPEKNMKLKTGIIIWQCNECSHVAFWCMLGYMGLLACASFLVAFLARKLPDSFNEAKWITFSMLVFLSVWLSFIPGYLSTQGKDMVAVEVFGIISSSAGILICIFFPKCYIMLLRPDMNTREHLLGKGIGKKKKTK, via the exons ATGGCTCATACATGCTTCAACAGCAGACTGCAGTTTGTGAAAATGAGGCTGCCTGTGCTGGTGGTGCTGTTGTCGATGCCAATACCCTTCTGCCCAGCTGATGCCCGGGGCTGCACCTTGAGAAGCTGGGGTGAGGCTGGTTATGCCCAAGTCAGAGACATCACCATTGGAGGCATCTTCCCAGTGCACAACTGGATGGAATCGGAGATGTCTTTCACCGAGTACCCCAAACCCATCATTTGCCATGA ATTCAGTGAAAATTGTTATCACTGGGCTCTGGCCCTGGTTTTTGCTATTGATGAAATCAACCATGACCAGACCATCCTCCCCAACGTCAGTCTGGGCTTCCTGATCTATGACTCCTGCCTGGCTCTGGAGAGAGCTCTCAGGGCCACTTTCTGGAGCCTCACAGGGAAGGGAGCGCACGTCCCCAACTATCAGTGCCAGGATCCCTCCCGACTGGCCGCCATCATCGGGGATGCCAGCTCCTCCCAATCGATGTCCATGGCATCACTACTTGGACTTTACAGGTACCCACAG GTCAGTTATTCTGCATCCAGTCCTCTGCTCAGTGACAAGACTAAGTTTCCTTCCTTCCTACGGACCATCCCTAGTGACACCATTCAGGCCCGGGGACTAGCTCAGTTGGTGCTATATTTTGGCTGGACCTGGGTGGGGATCCTGTCCACCGAAGATGCCTATGGCGAAATGGGTGCACAGATCATAAAGGAAGAGCTACTGAGGTTGGGAGCCTGTATTGCTTTTCATGAAACCATTCCTGTTGTCCCTTCAACCAAAAAAAACAATCATATCATTGATGTAGTCTTGAGATCTTCCACCAATGCCattgttctgttttcttgtgaCCCTTATATGCAACCAATATTGGCGGGACTTTTAAGACAAAATGTAACAGGGAAGGTGTGGATTGCCAGTGAAGCATGGTCAACCTCTCCCAGGGTCTCCACAAAACAGCTAGCCAGTTTTTTGAGTGGCAGCATTGGATTTTCCATCTATGAAGGTAAGATGCCAGGATTTAAAAAGTTTCTCCTCAAAATCAACCCTTCTACTTCTTATGAAGACATATTTGTCCGGCAGTTTTGGGAGGTGGCCTTCAAGTGTCAGTGGCCCAACCCTGAAGAAAATCAAACCATTGTCAACAGAGATATTGGTGTAACCAGAGAGCCCTGCACTGGAGCTGAAAAGATGGAAAACTACAATAACCCTTATTTTGGTGAATCTAACCTAAGAGCCAGCTACAACGTTTACACTGCGGTTTATTCCATAGCGTATGCCCTACAGGACATGCACGCTTGCATACCAGGGGAAGGGCCCTTCACCAATAACACGTGTGCTGATATCTGGAATTTCAAACCGTGGCAG CTCCTGTATTACATGAAGAAGGTGCATTTCAGGACCAAGATGGGGGAGGAGATGTACTTTGACAGTAGTGGCAATCCCCCTGCAGTGTATGATATCGTCAACTGGCACTTGCAGTCTGATGGCACGATCCACTATGCGAAGGTGGGAAGATTCGACTGGAGGGCACTCAGAGGAGAACTGCAAATAAATGTCAGCGCCATCCAATGGAATATGCAGAGCATAAAG GTCCCCCGTTCCGTGTGCAGTGTGAGTTGCCACCCTGGGTACAGGAAGGCAACTCAGAAGGGACAGCCCCTCTGCTGCTTTGATTGCATTCCGTGTGCTGAGGGGGAGATTTCAAACAAGACAG ATTCCAGTAATTGTTGGCCATGTCCAAGTGACCAATGGCCCAATGAGAGAAGAAGTGAATGTGTCCCAAAGAGAATAGAATTCCTCTCATATCAAGAGGCTTTGGGTACCATTTTGACTATTGTTTCCATTACATGTTCCATCACCACGGCTGCCATATTGTTCATCTTTGTCAAGTATCGGGATACTCCTATTACCAAAGCCAATAACCGAGAGCTTTCCTTCCTACTTTTAGGGAGTCTAGTACTGAGTTTTCTTTGTTCTCTGCTCTTTATTGGGGATCCTCAGCCAACAACTTGCTTGCTTCGCCAAATTACCTTTGGCATCATCTTCGTCCTCTGTGTCTCTTGTGTATTAGCGAAGACCATCATGGTGGTCATTGCCTTCAATGCCACCAAACCCAATAGTAATTTGAGAGGGTGGTTGGGACTCCGGGTGCCTATTGTGATAGTTTCTGCTTCCACCCTTCTTCAGGTCCTCATCTGTGCCACCtggcttctgctctgccctccctTCCCAGAGAAGAACATGAAACTGAAGACAGGCATCATCATATGGCAGTGCAATGAATGCTCACATGTTGCATTCTGGTGCATGTTGGGATACATGGGACTCTTGGCATGTGCCAGCTTCCTGGTGGCCTTCCTTGCACGCAAGTTGCCTGACAGTTTCAATGAGGCTAAGTGGATCACGTTTAGCATGCTCGTGTTCCTGAGTGTCTGGCTGTCCTTCATCCCAGGCTATCTGAGCACCCAGGGGAAGGACATGGTTGCTGTGGAGGTGTTTGGGATCATCTCTTCCAGTGCAGGGATtctcatttgtatttttttccccaagtGCTATATCATGTTGCTGAGACCTGACATGAACACCAGAGAGCATCTCTTAGGGAAAGGTATtgggaagaaaaagaagacaaaataA